In Parasteatoda tepidariorum isolate YZ-2023 chromosome 2, CAS_Ptep_4.0, whole genome shotgun sequence, one DNA window encodes the following:
- the LOC107436941 gene encoding cAMP-dependent protein kinase inhibitor gamma, with protein sequence MAMEVESAATSPAFDDFLQTGRTGRRNAMPDIRAEGAAVSTASLPDSLQKLSCSDLQMDGSCGGEGSGSGQIAQGGAANT encoded by the exons ATGGCCATGGAAGTAGAAAGTGCAGCCACTTCCCCGGCTTTTGATGATTTCCTACAAACAGGACGAACGGGAAGAAGAAATGCAATGCCGGATATTCGAGCCGAAGGTGCCGCTGTCAGCACGGCATCTTTGCCCGatagtttacaaaaattatcttgttcag ATTTGCAAATGGATGGAAGTTGCGGCGGTGAAGGTTCTGGATCAGGACAAATAGCACAAGGTGGAGCTGCTAATACATAG